A window of the Echeneis naucrates chromosome 3, fEcheNa1.1, whole genome shotgun sequence genome harbors these coding sequences:
- the sppl2a gene encoding signal peptide peptidase-like 2A isoform X1: MESAVKVGILSVIFTVSQIYCQEAVLQISAGGLDRKYCIVNNQSWTPLSQTLDDAIQYPLMNMTSSLLCNGSGISPDVVKGKALVVRRGNCSFSQKALVAQSLGATTLLIASTIPLIIPSANDSDYAKVHIPLALMRNRDFLEAQKEFGEGMLVKLYAPPHSKIDPSIAVILLISMVTIVLGGYWSGACERDRLNSGVTEGGGGESKADSGELFLYSPLKVVVFVAMMCGMLVLMYYFYNVLVYIIIAIFCLASASALFSCLDAVMEKIGCGTISFSIRNWNFSVRSIILAAVCISIAVVWGVYRNEERWIWILQDLLGIAFCLNFMKTISLSNFKICVILLSLLLVYDVFFVFITPFLTKDGVSIMVQVALGPASGEKTQGNMVEVPAEPQAPSEKLPVVMRVPRFSAWAQNLCGMQFSILGYGDIIVPGLLVAYCSRFDVWINSSKKIYFVSCCIAYLLGMILTFAVMLLSGMGQPALLYLVPFTLITSTVVAACRGELKQFWAGTTYEREELTEP; the protein is encoded by the exons ATGGAATCAGCTGTCAAAGTCGGTATTTTGTCGGTGATTTTCACGGTATCGCAG ATATACTGCCAAGAAGCTGTTCTACAGATTTCAGCTGGAGGTTTAGACAGGAAGTACTGCATTGTCAATAATCAATCCTGGACCCCTCTGTCACAAACCCTTGATGATGCT ATACAGTATCCGTTGATGAATATGACCTCCTCTTTGCTGTGTAATGGCTCAGGGATCAGTCCAGACGTAGTAAAAGGCAAAGCGTTGGTGGTGAGGAGGGGTAACTGTAGTTTTAGCCAGAAGGCTCTGGTTGCCCAGAGCCTTGGAGCTACAACTTTGCTCATTGCCAGCACCATCCCATTG ATCATTCCATCAGCTAATGACTCGGACTATGCGAAAGTGCATATACCTCTGGCTCTCATGCGGAACAGGGACTTCCTGGAAGCACAaaag GAGTTTGGTGAAGGGATGCTGGTGAAACTGTATGCTCCACCTCACTCAAAAATTGATCCAAGCATTGCTGTTATCTTACTGATTTCCATGGTCACAATTGTATTGGGTGGCTACTGGAGTGGGGCATGTGAGAG AGATCGGTTGAACAGTGGCGTGACagagggtggaggtggagaaagCAAAGCAGACAGTGGAGAACTTTTCCTGTACTCTCCCCTCAAAGTGGTTGTCTTTGTTGCCATGATGTGTGGGATGCTGGTCCTCATGTACTATTTCTACAATGTCCTTG tttaCATCATCATTGCCATATTCTGCCTGGCATCTGCCTCTGCGCTGTTCAGCTGTCTTGATGCAGTGATGGAAAAAATTGGCTGTGGCACCATAAG CTTCTCTATCCGAAATTGGAACTTCTCAGTGAGGTCTATCATACTGGCTGCTGTGTGTATTAGCATTGCTGTGGTCTGGGGAGTCtacagaaatgaagaaag ATGGATCTGGATCTTGCAGGACCTCCTTGGCATTGCATTCTGCCTCAACTTCATGAAAACTATTTCTCTATCCAATTTCAAG ATCTGCGTGATTCTACTGAGCCTCCTGCTTGTGTATGATGTTTTCTTCGTTTTCATTACGCCTTTCCTCACCAAG GATGGGGTTAGTATTATGGTGCAGGTTGCCCTGGGTCCAGCATCTGGGGAGAAG ACACAAGGTAACATGGTGGAGGTCCCAGCTGAACCCCAGGCTCCCTCTGAGAAA CTGCCAGTGGTGATGCGTGTCCCGCGATTCTCAGCTTGGGCTCAGAACCTGTGTGGGATGCAGTTCTCCATCCTGGGTTACGGCGATATCATTGTTCCAG GTTTGCTTGTGGCCTACTGCAGCAGGTTTGATGTTTGGATTAACAGTAGCAAGAAGATCTACTTTGTCAGCTGCTGTATAG CCTATCTGCTGGGAATGATCCTGACATTCGCTGTGATGCTACTGTCAGGAATGGGTCAGCCTGCTCTACTCTACCTGGTGCCCTTCACCCTAATAACATCAACTGTGGTGGCTGCATGCCGAGGAGAGCTGAAGCAGTTCTGGGCAGGAACTACTTATGAG AGGGAAGAACTGACCGAACCGTAG
- the sppl2a gene encoding signal peptide peptidase-like 2A isoform X2 yields MESAVKVGILSVIFTVSQIYCQEAVLQISAGGLDRKYCIVNNQSWTPLSQTLDDAIQYPLMNMTSSLLCNGSGISPDVVKGKALVVRRGNCSFSQKALVAQSLGATTLLIASTIPLIIPSANDSDYAKVHIPLALMRNRDFLEAQKEFGEGMLVKLYAPPHSKIDPSIAVILLISMVTIVLGGYWSGACERDRLNSGVTEGGGGESKADSGELFLYSPLKVVVFVAMMCGMLVLMYYFYNVLVYIIIAIFCLASASALFSCLDAVMEKIGCGTISFSIRNWNFSVRSIILAAVCISIAVVWGVYRNEERWIWILQDLLGIAFCLNFMKTISLSNFKICVILLSLLLVYDVFFVFITPFLTKDGVSIMVQVALGPASGEKLPVVMRVPRFSAWAQNLCGMQFSILGYGDIIVPGLLVAYCSRFDVWINSSKKIYFVSCCIAYLLGMILTFAVMLLSGMGQPALLYLVPFTLITSTVVAACRGELKQFWAGTTYEVLDSSREPLLPEGRTDRTVGGEIC; encoded by the exons ATGGAATCAGCTGTCAAAGTCGGTATTTTGTCGGTGATTTTCACGGTATCGCAG ATATACTGCCAAGAAGCTGTTCTACAGATTTCAGCTGGAGGTTTAGACAGGAAGTACTGCATTGTCAATAATCAATCCTGGACCCCTCTGTCACAAACCCTTGATGATGCT ATACAGTATCCGTTGATGAATATGACCTCCTCTTTGCTGTGTAATGGCTCAGGGATCAGTCCAGACGTAGTAAAAGGCAAAGCGTTGGTGGTGAGGAGGGGTAACTGTAGTTTTAGCCAGAAGGCTCTGGTTGCCCAGAGCCTTGGAGCTACAACTTTGCTCATTGCCAGCACCATCCCATTG ATCATTCCATCAGCTAATGACTCGGACTATGCGAAAGTGCATATACCTCTGGCTCTCATGCGGAACAGGGACTTCCTGGAAGCACAaaag GAGTTTGGTGAAGGGATGCTGGTGAAACTGTATGCTCCACCTCACTCAAAAATTGATCCAAGCATTGCTGTTATCTTACTGATTTCCATGGTCACAATTGTATTGGGTGGCTACTGGAGTGGGGCATGTGAGAG AGATCGGTTGAACAGTGGCGTGACagagggtggaggtggagaaagCAAAGCAGACAGTGGAGAACTTTTCCTGTACTCTCCCCTCAAAGTGGTTGTCTTTGTTGCCATGATGTGTGGGATGCTGGTCCTCATGTACTATTTCTACAATGTCCTTG tttaCATCATCATTGCCATATTCTGCCTGGCATCTGCCTCTGCGCTGTTCAGCTGTCTTGATGCAGTGATGGAAAAAATTGGCTGTGGCACCATAAG CTTCTCTATCCGAAATTGGAACTTCTCAGTGAGGTCTATCATACTGGCTGCTGTGTGTATTAGCATTGCTGTGGTCTGGGGAGTCtacagaaatgaagaaag ATGGATCTGGATCTTGCAGGACCTCCTTGGCATTGCATTCTGCCTCAACTTCATGAAAACTATTTCTCTATCCAATTTCAAG ATCTGCGTGATTCTACTGAGCCTCCTGCTTGTGTATGATGTTTTCTTCGTTTTCATTACGCCTTTCCTCACCAAG GATGGGGTTAGTATTATGGTGCAGGTTGCCCTGGGTCCAGCATCTGGGGAGAAG CTGCCAGTGGTGATGCGTGTCCCGCGATTCTCAGCTTGGGCTCAGAACCTGTGTGGGATGCAGTTCTCCATCCTGGGTTACGGCGATATCATTGTTCCAG GTTTGCTTGTGGCCTACTGCAGCAGGTTTGATGTTTGGATTAACAGTAGCAAGAAGATCTACTTTGTCAGCTGCTGTATAG CCTATCTGCTGGGAATGATCCTGACATTCGCTGTGATGCTACTGTCAGGAATGGGTCAGCCTGCTCTACTCTACCTGGTGCCCTTCACCCTAATAACATCAACTGTGGTGGCTGCATGCCGAGGAGAGCTGAAGCAGTTCTGGGCAGGAACTACTTATGAG GTCTTGGACTCATCCAGGGAGCCTTTATTGCCAG AGGGAAGAACTGACCGAACCGTAGGAGGAGAAATATGCTGA
- the sppl2a gene encoding signal peptide peptidase-like 2A isoform X3, producing MESAVKVGILSVIFTVSQIYCQEAVLQISAGGLDRKYCIVNNQSWTPLSQTLDDAIQYPLMNMTSSLLCNGSGISPDVVKGKALVVRRGNCSFSQKALVAQSLGATTLLIASTIPLIIPSANDSDYAKVHIPLALMRNRDFLEAQKEFGEGMLVKLYAPPHSKIDPSIAVILLISMVTIVLGGYWSGACERDRLNSGVTEGGGGESKADSGELFLYSPLKVVVFVAMMCGMLVLMYYFYNVLVYIIIAIFCLASASALFSCLDAVMEKIGCGTISFSIRNWNFSVRSIILAAVCISIAVVWGVYRNEERWIWILQDLLGIAFCLNFMKTISLSNFKICVILLSLLLVYDVFFVFITPFLTKDGVSIMVQVALGPASGEKTQGNMVEVPAEPQAPSEKLPVVMRVPRFSAWAQNLCGMQFSILGYGDIIVPGLLVAYCSRFDVWINSSKKIYFVSCCIAYLLGMILTFAVMLLSGMGQPALLYLVPFTLITSTVVAACRGELKQFWAGTTYEVLDSSREPLLPEGRTDRTVGGEIC from the exons ATGGAATCAGCTGTCAAAGTCGGTATTTTGTCGGTGATTTTCACGGTATCGCAG ATATACTGCCAAGAAGCTGTTCTACAGATTTCAGCTGGAGGTTTAGACAGGAAGTACTGCATTGTCAATAATCAATCCTGGACCCCTCTGTCACAAACCCTTGATGATGCT ATACAGTATCCGTTGATGAATATGACCTCCTCTTTGCTGTGTAATGGCTCAGGGATCAGTCCAGACGTAGTAAAAGGCAAAGCGTTGGTGGTGAGGAGGGGTAACTGTAGTTTTAGCCAGAAGGCTCTGGTTGCCCAGAGCCTTGGAGCTACAACTTTGCTCATTGCCAGCACCATCCCATTG ATCATTCCATCAGCTAATGACTCGGACTATGCGAAAGTGCATATACCTCTGGCTCTCATGCGGAACAGGGACTTCCTGGAAGCACAaaag GAGTTTGGTGAAGGGATGCTGGTGAAACTGTATGCTCCACCTCACTCAAAAATTGATCCAAGCATTGCTGTTATCTTACTGATTTCCATGGTCACAATTGTATTGGGTGGCTACTGGAGTGGGGCATGTGAGAG AGATCGGTTGAACAGTGGCGTGACagagggtggaggtggagaaagCAAAGCAGACAGTGGAGAACTTTTCCTGTACTCTCCCCTCAAAGTGGTTGTCTTTGTTGCCATGATGTGTGGGATGCTGGTCCTCATGTACTATTTCTACAATGTCCTTG tttaCATCATCATTGCCATATTCTGCCTGGCATCTGCCTCTGCGCTGTTCAGCTGTCTTGATGCAGTGATGGAAAAAATTGGCTGTGGCACCATAAG CTTCTCTATCCGAAATTGGAACTTCTCAGTGAGGTCTATCATACTGGCTGCTGTGTGTATTAGCATTGCTGTGGTCTGGGGAGTCtacagaaatgaagaaag ATGGATCTGGATCTTGCAGGACCTCCTTGGCATTGCATTCTGCCTCAACTTCATGAAAACTATTTCTCTATCCAATTTCAAG ATCTGCGTGATTCTACTGAGCCTCCTGCTTGTGTATGATGTTTTCTTCGTTTTCATTACGCCTTTCCTCACCAAG GATGGGGTTAGTATTATGGTGCAGGTTGCCCTGGGTCCAGCATCTGGGGAGAAG ACACAAGGTAACATGGTGGAGGTCCCAGCTGAACCCCAGGCTCCCTCTGAGAAA CTGCCAGTGGTGATGCGTGTCCCGCGATTCTCAGCTTGGGCTCAGAACCTGTGTGGGATGCAGTTCTCCATCCTGGGTTACGGCGATATCATTGTTCCAG GTTTGCTTGTGGCCTACTGCAGCAGGTTTGATGTTTGGATTAACAGTAGCAAGAAGATCTACTTTGTCAGCTGCTGTATAG CCTATCTGCTGGGAATGATCCTGACATTCGCTGTGATGCTACTGTCAGGAATGGGTCAGCCTGCTCTACTCTACCTGGTGCCCTTCACCCTAATAACATCAACTGTGGTGGCTGCATGCCGAGGAGAGCTGAAGCAGTTCTGGGCAGGAACTACTTATGAG GTCTTGGACTCATCCAGGGAGCCTTTATTGCCAG AGGGAAGAACTGACCGAACCGTAGGAGGAGAAATATGCTGA